A portion of the Pedobacter cryoconitis genome contains these proteins:
- a CDS encoding efflux RND transporter periplasmic adaptor subunit: MKPSIKKMKKVIQFASLMLFLCASCSNQQQDEKAALKEEKPQTKVDEEVVQLLPEQIKNSGVETGPFEKKEMHTALKVNGVVDVPPENMISISIPLGGYVKKMRLIPGMRVAKGSILATIEDQQYIQLQQDYLTAKSKLKFAEADYIRQKGLNATKATSDKLFQQAESEFSSQKILARSLAEKIRLIGLNPNALNENNISRAINIYAPISGYVTKVNVNTGKYVTSSDVLFELINPGALHVNLTVFENDASKLKEGQRIICTTNKHPEKKYLAVIHLITPNIGEDRTTSVHCDLKDADKDLLPGTFMNATIELNNNSVTAVPESAVVKWENKEYVFSAEGENKFRMRKVETGVINNGFVEIKSPLDVKSIVIKNAYAILMKMKNSEEEG, encoded by the coding sequence ATGAAACCATCAATAAAAAAGATGAAAAAAGTAATTCAATTCGCATCCCTTATGCTCTTTTTATGCGCATCCTGCAGCAATCAGCAACAAGATGAAAAGGCTGCCTTAAAGGAAGAAAAACCTCAAACAAAGGTTGATGAAGAAGTGGTTCAGCTTTTGCCAGAGCAGATCAAAAACTCAGGAGTGGAAACCGGGCCTTTTGAAAAGAAGGAAATGCACACAGCCTTAAAAGTGAATGGTGTGGTTGACGTACCACCAGAAAATATGATATCAATCAGTATCCCATTAGGCGGATATGTTAAAAAGATGAGGCTGATCCCAGGAATGCGGGTAGCTAAAGGAAGTATATTAGCTACTATAGAAGATCAGCAATACATCCAATTACAACAAGACTACCTGACGGCAAAGAGTAAATTGAAATTTGCAGAAGCAGATTATATCCGTCAAAAAGGTTTAAATGCAACAAAAGCAACAAGTGATAAGCTTTTCCAGCAAGCAGAAAGTGAATTTAGCAGTCAAAAAATCCTGGCGCGTTCACTAGCCGAAAAGATCAGGTTAATCGGTCTGAACCCAAATGCCTTAAACGAGAATAATATCTCAAGAGCGATTAATATCTATGCCCCTATAAGCGGCTATGTCACTAAAGTAAACGTGAATACCGGGAAGTATGTTACTTCTTCAGATGTTTTATTCGAACTTATTAATCCGGGTGCTTTACATGTGAACCTGACAGTTTTTGAAAACGATGCATCCAAATTAAAAGAAGGGCAAAGAATCATTTGTACAACCAATAAACATCCAGAGAAGAAATACCTGGCTGTAATCCATTTGATTACACCAAACATAGGCGAAGACCGCACAACCAGTGTACATTGTGATTTGAAAGATGCGGATAAAGATTTATTGCCCGGTACTTTTATGAATGCAACTATTGAATTAAACAATAACAGTGTTACTGCAGTTCCTGAAAGCGCAGTAGTGAAGTGGGAAAATAAAGAATATGTTTTTTCTGCAGAAGGAGAAAATAAATTCAGAATGCGGAAGGTAGAAACCGGAGTGATTAACAATGGATTTGTAGAGATTAAATCACCACTGGATGTGAAATCAATTGTAATCAAAAATGCTTACGCGATTTTAATGAAAATGAAGAATAGCGAAGAAGAAGGATAA